A stretch of Sinorhizobium meliloti DNA encodes these proteins:
- a CDS encoding zinc-dependent alcohol dehydrogenase family protein produces MKAMYYDAFEKMPEIRTLPDPAPTENGVVIKIEATGLCRSDWHGWMGHDPDIRLPHVPGHELAGTIAATGRGVLRYRIGDRVTVPFVSGCGRCFECSSGNSQVCEAQFQPGFTHWGSFAEYVAIDFAEQNLVHLPETMDFATAASLGCRFATSFRAVVDQARVKGGEWVAVHGCGGVGLSAIMIAAALGANPIAIDISEEKLAFARTLGAVATINGRETEDVAGAVRELTRGGAHVSLDALGSPVTCFNSIKNLRRRGRHVQVGLMLAEQATPQIPMAQVIGHELEIYGSHGMQAWRYDAMLAMITAGKLNPKALIGREISLEEAAPALAAMDRATDLGISVITRF; encoded by the coding sequence ATGAAAGCGATGTACTACGATGCCTTCGAGAAGATGCCGGAGATCCGGACGCTTCCCGATCCGGCGCCGACCGAGAACGGGGTCGTCATCAAGATCGAGGCGACCGGCCTTTGCCGCAGCGACTGGCACGGCTGGATGGGGCACGACCCGGACATTCGTCTTCCGCATGTGCCGGGCCACGAACTGGCGGGCACGATCGCGGCCACCGGGCGCGGGGTCCTCCGCTACAGGATCGGCGACCGGGTGACGGTACCCTTCGTTTCCGGTTGCGGCCGCTGCTTCGAATGCAGCTCCGGCAATAGCCAGGTCTGCGAAGCGCAGTTTCAACCGGGTTTCACCCACTGGGGCTCGTTCGCGGAATATGTGGCGATCGATTTTGCCGAGCAGAACCTCGTGCATCTGCCCGAGACCATGGATTTCGCAACGGCGGCGAGCCTCGGCTGCCGCTTCGCAACCTCTTTCCGTGCGGTCGTCGACCAGGCCCGCGTCAAGGGCGGTGAGTGGGTGGCAGTGCACGGCTGCGGCGGTGTTGGCCTCTCGGCAATCATGATCGCCGCCGCACTCGGAGCCAATCCAATCGCCATCGACATCTCGGAGGAGAAGCTCGCCTTCGCCCGGACGCTCGGGGCGGTCGCCACCATCAACGGCCGCGAGACGGAGGACGTCGCGGGAGCTGTCAGGGAACTCACCCGAGGTGGCGCCCACGTCTCGCTCGATGCGCTCGGCTCACCCGTTACCTGCTTCAACTCGATCAAAAATCTGCGCCGCCGCGGCCGGCACGTCCAGGTCGGACTTATGCTGGCGGAGCAAGCGACGCCGCAGATCCCGATGGCGCAGGTGATCGGCCATGAGCTCGAGATCTATGGAAGCCACGGAATGCAGGCCTGGCGTTACGATGCCATGCTGGCGATGATCACCGCCGGGAAGCTGAACCCGAAGGCGTTGATCGGCCGTGAGATATCGCTCGAAGAGGCGGCGCCGGCACTGGCTGCGATGGACCGGGCGACGGACCTCGGCATCAGTGTCATCACGCGGTTCTGA
- a CDS encoding phosphatase, giving the protein MALAVQAIENAYYRPVLGTNPAHPNDWPVRLIVSSQTEARHNRALWAPTHLVSIRAPATRLLSMIDLPPERHLELRFGDTIDPDAPDAARPAAIEATFAFIDSLPEEAHLLIHCLRGIGRSTALTLGVLARYMGPEEAAAALHALRPEAKPNRHVLGLFDAALGLKGKLAKQALRFPAKVWKD; this is encoded by the coding sequence ATGGCTCTTGCGGTTCAGGCTATCGAGAACGCCTACTATCGGCCCGTTCTCGGCACGAATCCGGCGCATCCGAACGATTGGCCGGTGCGCCTCATCGTGAGCTCGCAAACCGAGGCGCGGCACAATCGCGCGCTATGGGCGCCGACGCATCTCGTCTCGATCCGAGCGCCCGCGACGCGTCTGCTTTCGATGATCGACCTGCCGCCGGAGCGGCACCTGGAACTCCGCTTCGGCGACACCATCGACCCGGATGCCCCGGATGCTGCGCGTCCGGCGGCGATCGAGGCGACGTTCGCCTTCATCGACAGCCTGCCCGAAGAGGCACATTTGCTGATCCACTGCCTCAGGGGCATCGGGCGCTCGACGGCGCTGACCCTCGGCGTTCTGGCGCGCTATATGGGACCGGAGGAGGCTGCGGCAGCGCTTCACGCGCTGCGCCCGGAGGCGAAGCCGAACCGGCACGTGCTCGGCCTTTTCGACGCGGCTCTCGGGCTCAAGGGCAAACTTGCGAAACAGGCGCTGCGTTTCCCGGCAAAGGTTTGGAAAGATTGA
- a CDS encoding haloacid dehalogenase type II — protein MSYAAYVFDAYGTLFDVHAAVRRHAEAIGPDGQAFSELWRAKQLEYSWVRSLMGAYVDFWELTEQSLDYAFQRFPSADPKLKKPLLDAYWALDCYPEVPAVLKGLKELGARIAILSNGSPAMLASAVKNAALDIIIDDVFSVDAVKAFKTAPAVYDLVTTSYRLYPQAVSFQSSNRWDIAGATKFGFRTVWINRADGPDEYKDHGPSLILPSLESLQFGI, from the coding sequence ATGTCTTACGCGGCCTATGTCTTCGACGCCTATGGCACGCTTTTCGACGTGCATGCGGCCGTACGCCGGCACGCCGAGGCGATCGGGCCGGACGGCCAGGCCTTTTCGGAACTCTGGCGCGCCAAGCAGCTCGAATATTCCTGGGTGCGCTCGCTGATGGGCGCCTATGTCGACTTCTGGGAATTGACCGAGCAATCGCTCGACTACGCCTTTCAGCGCTTCCCCTCCGCCGATCCCAAGCTCAAAAAGCCTCTTCTCGATGCCTATTGGGCGCTCGACTGTTATCCGGAAGTTCCCGCTGTCCTCAAGGGATTGAAGGAACTCGGCGCCCGTATCGCCATTCTTTCCAACGGTTCGCCGGCCATGTTGGCCTCGGCCGTCAAGAACGCCGCCCTCGATATCATCATCGACGACGTTTTCTCGGTGGATGCCGTCAAGGCGTTCAAGACGGCACCGGCTGTCTACGATCTGGTGACGACGAGCTACCGGCTCTACCCGCAGGCGGTCTCGTTCCAGTCCTCGAACCGGTGGGATATCGCCGGCGCCACGAAATTCGGTTTTCGCACGGTCTGGATCAACAGAGCCGACGGGCCGGATGAATACAAGGACCATGGTCCTTCGCTGATCCTCCCCTCGCTCGAAAGCTTGCAGTTCGGCATATGA
- the tam gene encoding trans-aconitate 2-methyltransferase, which yields MSWSAAQYAKFEDERTRPARDLLAQVPDLPAGPAFDLGCGPGNSTELILARFPGSPLTGIDSDDDMLSAARTRLPDLRFERGDLAAWTPPAESALFFANAVFQWLPEHVTLFERLILALAPGGTLAVQMPDNLDEPTHLLMEETAEESAFAPAFAGRTIRRRSLPSPATYVERLASKEVRVDVWHTVYYHQLANANAIVEWVKGTGLRPYLDALPTTQRAGYLAAYAEKIRKAYPAMKNGRVLLRFPRLFIVATRNL from the coding sequence ATGTCCTGGTCGGCAGCGCAATATGCCAAGTTCGAGGACGAGCGGACGCGTCCGGCGCGCGACTTGCTGGCGCAGGTACCCGATCTGCCCGCTGGCCCCGCCTTCGACCTCGGCTGCGGCCCGGGAAATTCGACCGAGTTGATCCTCGCACGATTTCCGGGCAGCCCGCTTACCGGCATCGACAGCGACGATGACATGCTTTCGGCCGCGCGCACCCGCTTGCCGGACCTGCGCTTCGAAAGAGGCGACCTCGCTGCCTGGACGCCGCCGGCGGAAAGCGCGCTCTTCTTCGCCAATGCGGTCTTCCAGTGGCTGCCGGAGCACGTCACGCTTTTCGAGCGGCTCATCCTGGCGCTTGCGCCCGGCGGAACGCTCGCGGTGCAGATGCCCGACAATCTCGATGAACCGACGCATCTTCTGATGGAGGAAACGGCAGAGGAGTCCGCCTTCGCCCCGGCCTTCGCCGGCCGCACCATTCGGCGCAGGTCCCTGCCTTCACCGGCGACCTATGTCGAAAGGCTCGCCTCGAAGGAGGTCCGGGTCGATGTCTGGCACACCGTTTACTATCACCAGCTCGCGAATGCGAACGCGATTGTCGAATGGGTGAAGGGCACGGGATTACGCCCCTATCTCGACGCGCTGCCCACCACCCAACGCGCCGGCTACCTTGCCGCCTATGCCGAAAAGATCAGGAAGGCCTATCCGGCGATGAAAAATGGGCGCGTGCTCCTGCGTTTCCCTCGGCTTTTCATCGTGGCGACAAGAAATCTCTAG
- a CDS encoding aldo/keto reductase: MHAVSSNGANIPALGFGTFRMSGAEVLRILPQALKLGFRHVDTAQIYGNEAEVGEAIQKSGIPRADVFLTTKVWVDNYRHDAFIASVDESLRKLRTDHVDLLLLHWPGSDVPMAERIGALNEVRNAGKVRHIGISNFNTTQMEEAARLSDAPIATNQVEYHPYLDQTKVLQTARRLGMSLTSYYAMANGKVPADPLLTEIGGRHGKTAAQVALRWLVQQQDVIVLSKTATEARLKENFAIFDFALTREEMAAVRELARPNGRIVNPQGLAPEWDA; the protein is encoded by the coding sequence ATGCATGCAGTCAGTTCCAACGGCGCCAATATTCCCGCGCTCGGCTTCGGCACATTCCGTATGTCCGGAGCGGAGGTGCTTCGCATCCTGCCGCAGGCCCTGAAGCTCGGTTTCCGCCACGTCGACACCGCACAGATCTACGGCAACGAGGCGGAAGTCGGCGAGGCCATCCAAAAGTCCGGCATTCCACGGGCGGACGTCTTCCTGACCACGAAGGTCTGGGTCGACAACTATCGCCACGACGCCTTCATCGCCTCGGTCGATGAGAGCCTGAGAAAGCTGAGGACCGACCATGTCGATCTGCTGCTTCTGCACTGGCCGGGGAGCGACGTGCCGATGGCCGAACGGATCGGCGCGCTGAACGAGGTGCGGAATGCCGGCAAGGTACGCCATATCGGCATCAGCAATTTCAACACCACGCAAATGGAAGAGGCGGCGCGTCTCAGCGATGCGCCGATCGCCACGAATCAAGTCGAGTATCACCCCTATCTCGACCAGACCAAGGTCCTCCAGACGGCGCGGCGGCTCGGAATGTCGCTCACGTCCTACTATGCCATGGCCAACGGCAAAGTGCCTGCCGACCCGCTACTCACGGAAATCGGCGGCCGCCACGGCAAGACGGCGGCGCAAGTGGCGCTGCGCTGGCTCGTGCAACAGCAGGACGTGATCGTGCTTTCGAAGACGGCGACGGAGGCGCGGCTCAAGGAGAATTTCGCGATATTCGACTTCGCGCTGACGCGGGAGGAGATGGCGGCAGTCCGCGAGCTTGCCCGCCCGAACGGGCGGATCGTCAATCCGCAGGGTCTTGCTCCCGAATGGGATGCGTGA
- a CDS encoding helicase HerA-like C-terminal domain-containing protein: MLQEGKIYIGTSRKPDDSINKGEYLELKFGNRHGLITGATGTGKTVTLQILAEGFSNAGVPVFCADVKGDLSGIGAMGEPKDFLLKRAEQIGLDPYDFQEFPVIFWDLYGEKGHRVRTTISEMGPLLLSRLMNATDAQEGVLNIAFKIADEGGLPLLDLKDLQALLNYMGENASELSNQFGFISKASVGSIQRELLILEQQGAEHFFGEPALKITDIMRTTNDGRGAISVLAADKLMMNPRLYATFLLWLLSELFEELPEVGDPDKPKLVFFFDEAHLLFNDAPKVLVERVEQVVRLIRSKGVGVYFVTQNPLDVPEAVLAQLGNRIQHALRAYSPREQKAVKTAADTFRPNPDFNCADVITNLGTGEALVSTLEGKGSPSIVERTLVRPPASRLGPLTDAERQKVVDVSPVRGLYDEDFERDSAYEMLAKRAAKAAEQAEAARQAEEKPAEDTSGGSRWTLPGFGDDTAEAPSGKQARPRSSGYKRETIMEAAMKSVARTVATQVGRALVRGILGSLKR; encoded by the coding sequence ATGCTGCAGGAAGGCAAGATCTATATCGGAACCAGCCGCAAGCCGGACGATTCGATCAACAAAGGCGAATATCTGGAGCTGAAGTTCGGCAATCGCCACGGGCTGATCACCGGCGCCACGGGGACCGGCAAGACCGTCACGCTGCAGATCCTGGCCGAGGGTTTCTCCAACGCGGGGGTTCCGGTCTTCTGTGCGGACGTCAAGGGCGACCTCTCCGGTATCGGCGCGATGGGCGAGCCCAAGGACTTCCTGCTGAAGCGCGCCGAACAGATCGGCCTCGACCCATACGATTTCCAGGAATTCCCGGTGATCTTCTGGGATCTCTATGGCGAGAAGGGCCACAGGGTCCGCACCACCATCTCCGAAATGGGCCCGCTGCTTCTGTCGCGGCTGATGAATGCGACGGACGCGCAGGAAGGCGTGTTGAACATCGCTTTCAAGATCGCCGACGAGGGCGGCCTGCCGCTGCTCGACCTCAAGGACCTGCAGGCGCTGCTCAATTACATGGGCGAGAATGCGAGCGAGCTTTCCAATCAGTTCGGCTTCATTTCCAAGGCCTCCGTCGGCTCGATCCAGCGCGAACTCCTGATCCTGGAACAGCAGGGTGCGGAGCATTTCTTCGGCGAGCCGGCGCTGAAGATCACCGACATCATGCGGACCACCAATGACGGGCGCGGCGCGATTTCGGTGCTTGCCGCCGACAAGCTGATGATGAACCCGCGTCTCTACGCGACCTTCCTGCTGTGGCTCTTGTCCGAGCTGTTCGAAGAGCTGCCCGAAGTCGGCGATCCCGACAAGCCGAAGCTGGTGTTCTTCTTCGACGAGGCACATCTGCTCTTCAACGATGCGCCGAAGGTTCTCGTCGAGCGTGTCGAACAGGTCGTCCGCCTGATCCGCTCTAAGGGCGTCGGCGTCTATTTCGTCACGCAGAACCCGCTGGACGTACCGGAGGCGGTCCTCGCACAGCTCGGCAACCGCATCCAGCACGCGCTGCGCGCCTATTCCCCGCGCGAACAAAAGGCCGTCAAGACGGCTGCCGACACATTCCGCCCGAACCCCGACTTCAATTGTGCCGACGTGATCACCAACCTTGGCACCGGCGAGGCTCTGGTCTCGACGCTCGAGGGCAAGGGATCGCCGTCGATCGTCGAGAGAACCCTGGTCCGGCCGCCTGCGTCGCGCCTGGGCCCGCTCACAGATGCGGAGCGGCAGAAGGTGGTGGACGTGAGCCCGGTGCGCGGTCTCTATGACGAGGACTTCGAGCGCGACTCAGCCTACGAGATGCTCGCCAAACGTGCGGCCAAGGCAGCGGAACAGGCGGAGGCTGCCCGGCAGGCTGAAGAAAAACCGGCCGAGGATACTTCCGGCGGCAGCCGCTGGACCCTGCCCGGCTTCGGCGACGACACGGCCGAAGCGCCCTCCGGCAAGCAGGCCCGGCCGCGATCCTCCGGCTACAAACGGGAGACCATCATGGAAGCTGCGATGAAGTCGGTGGCACGAACGGTTGCGACCCAGGTGGGACGAGCCCTTGTGCGCGGCATTCTCGGCAGCCTGAAGCGGTAG
- a CDS encoding alkylphosphonate utilization protein: protein MDVKDSNGAVLKDGDNVILIKDLKVKGTSATLKRGTLVKGIRLTDDPDEVECRVEKIKGLVLRTEFLKKA from the coding sequence ATGGACGTCAAGGATTCGAACGGCGCCGTTCTCAAGGACGGCGACAATGTCATCCTGATCAAGGATCTGAAGGTAAAGGGAACGTCCGCCACGCTGAAGCGCGGCACGTTGGTCAAGGGCATCCGCCTGACGGACGATCCGGACGAGGTCGAATGCCGGGTCGAAAAAATCAAGGGCCTGGTGCTGCGTACCGAGTTTCTGAAGAAGGCGTGA
- a CDS encoding organic hydroperoxide resistance protein, with translation MPILYRTTASATGGRAGQAKSKDGVLDVTLTVPKELGGDGARGTNPEQLFAAGYSACFLGALKFVAGKEKVKLAEDTTVTGTVGIGPRDDGTGFFIDAALEISSPGVEKAVLEDLVQKAHIVCPYSHATRGNVDVKLTVA, from the coding sequence ATGCCCATCCTCTATCGCACTACCGCGTCCGCGACCGGCGGCCGCGCCGGCCAGGCCAAGAGCAAGGACGGCGTTCTCGACGTGACGCTGACCGTTCCGAAGGAACTCGGAGGCGACGGCGCGCGCGGCACCAATCCCGAGCAACTCTTTGCCGCCGGTTATTCCGCCTGCTTCCTCGGTGCACTGAAATTCGTCGCCGGCAAGGAGAAGGTAAAGCTTGCGGAAGACACGACGGTGACGGGCACGGTCGGCATCGGACCCCGCGACGACGGCACAGGCTTCTTTATCGACGCGGCGCTGGAAATCTCGTCACCCGGCGTCGAAAAGGCCGTGCTGGAAGACCTCGTCCAGAAGGCGCATATCGTTTGCCCCTATAGCCATGCGACCAGGGGCAATGTCGACGTTAAGCTGACGGTGGCCTGA
- a CDS encoding MarR family winged helix-turn-helix transcriptional regulator, producing MTRKAAKFDADSDEALALGRQLCFAVYSAAHAFNRAYKPLLDRFGLTYPQYLVLLTLWQQDRMTVKRIGEELGLDSGTLSPLLKRLEAAGYVRRVRDAADERQVIVSLTDGGRELKAEAFGILRDIGSASGCSLEEVGELRDALHRLTQRLAGSRHES from the coding sequence ATGACGAGGAAAGCGGCAAAATTCGACGCGGATTCCGATGAGGCGCTGGCGCTCGGACGCCAGCTCTGTTTCGCCGTCTACTCGGCGGCGCATGCCTTCAATCGCGCCTACAAGCCGTTGCTCGACCGCTTCGGGCTGACCTATCCGCAATATCTCGTGCTGCTCACTCTCTGGCAGCAGGACCGCATGACGGTGAAACGAATCGGCGAAGAGCTGGGCCTCGATTCAGGCACCCTTTCGCCTCTGCTCAAGCGGCTGGAAGCAGCCGGCTATGTCCGCCGTGTACGCGATGCGGCGGACGAGCGGCAGGTGATCGTCAGCCTGACGGATGGCGGCCGGGAGCTGAAGGCCGAAGCCTTCGGTATTCTGCGCGACATCGGCAGTGCATCAGGCTGCAGCCTGGAGGAGGTCGGCGAGTTGCGCGACGCGCTGCACCGGCTGACGCAGCGGCTTGCCGGTAGTCGACACGAAAGCTGA
- a CDS encoding L,D-transpeptidase family protein, which translates to MSSLPALSRRQFLRTSGLAIASAGLAGCTSSMNTDRFREQTMPVYRNPALESRWTGPPGGIFEGPVGEGPIGLPPQDAYYAEIYAAREDGGFLIPEVPFRQIDPRFYRQEVGDPFGEAPGTIVVDTADRYLYLVQPGGRAMRYGVGLGREGFAWSGRGLIQWKQKWPKWTPPNEMIARQPVLAKYSADNGGMPPGLDNPLGSRALYIFQNGQDTLYRVHGTPEWQSIGKAVSSGCVRMVNQDVIDLYDRVRNKAPILVI; encoded by the coding sequence ATGTCATCACTGCCAGCTTTGTCCCGACGTCAGTTCCTCCGCACATCCGGTTTGGCAATCGCCTCCGCCGGACTTGCGGGTTGCACCTCTTCGATGAATACGGACCGCTTCCGCGAGCAAACGATGCCGGTCTACCGCAATCCCGCGCTCGAAAGCCGCTGGACCGGCCCCCCGGGCGGGATCTTCGAGGGACCGGTGGGCGAGGGGCCGATCGGCTTGCCGCCGCAGGATGCCTATTACGCGGAGATCTACGCGGCGCGGGAGGATGGCGGCTTTCTGATCCCGGAGGTGCCCTTCAGACAGATCGATCCGCGCTTCTATCGCCAGGAAGTCGGCGATCCCTTCGGTGAGGCCCCTGGCACGATCGTCGTCGATACGGCCGACCGCTATCTCTACCTCGTGCAGCCGGGCGGGCGCGCGATGCGCTATGGCGTCGGGTTAGGCCGCGAAGGCTTCGCCTGGTCGGGCCGCGGCCTGATCCAGTGGAAGCAGAAATGGCCGAAGTGGACGCCGCCGAACGAAATGATCGCCCGGCAGCCGGTGCTGGCGAAATATTCCGCTGATAATGGCGGCATGCCGCCGGGGCTCGACAATCCGCTCGGCTCGCGCGCGCTCTACATCTTCCAGAACGGCCAGGACACGCTGTATCGCGTCCACGGGACGCCCGAATGGCAATCGATCGGCAAGGCCGTTTCTTCCGGTTGCGTCCGCATGGTCAATCAGGACGTGATCGATCTTTACGATCGCGTGCGCAACAAGGCGCCGATCCTCGTCATCTGA
- a CDS encoding EAL domain-containing protein: MARKTSRSIRYADLNADDNAETRRLIDAGSRLAEEVARLFPPEPDMADRHYWLEAMINHVPDYIYAKDTAGRFLIANEVTVADNGLESLRDLVGKTDFDLHPHEFAQAVADTERRVLETGEPIFGIEERAIVTKDRDRWLMTSKVPLRSKSGRIIGIVGISRDISDRKAAERLLEGQARLLEMIANGKPLGEFFHELVLLIEALLPGIKGSILLLSEDGRHLLHGAAPSLDAGFCAAIHGLEIGPAAGSCGTAAWCGEQVIVSDVFADPLWEEYAPLLRPSGLRSCWSTPILSRERKVLGTFALYAQEVGTPSEQQQELIAMAAHLAGIAIERKRAEDRIGFMAHHDALTGLPNRVLFEEQVAGMLEEIRERDQWAVLAFLDLDDFKLINDSLGHATGDELLKIVAGRMRAAVRRSDSVVRVGGDEFIILLNGLPKERDVVLSRLEDIRTAIAMPVQLQGRSLQVSCSMGVACFPNQGKTAGELLANADMAMYRAKELGRNNIQVFTEEMAARAHEKLQSQEELREALAREEFLLHFQPQMSLETGRIFAAEALLRWQHPVRGIISPAAFIPLAEETGLIVPIGDWVLRTACRQLKAWQDAGLPPLIVSVNVSARQFRERNWAARVAAVLEETCLEARYLELELTESLIMQDVPGAIATMHALEAIGVHLAIDDFGTGYSSLSALKRFPVRRLKIDRSFVTDIPHDADDMAITSAIISLAQKLGLRVIAEGVETEAQVEFLQKSGCDEIQGYFFSQPLPGEDFEVLLSSERR, translated from the coding sequence AAACGTCCCGCAGCATCCGATATGCCGACCTGAACGCGGACGACAATGCGGAGACGCGTCGGCTGATCGATGCCGGCAGCCGCCTTGCCGAGGAGGTCGCGCGTCTCTTTCCGCCCGAGCCCGACATGGCCGACCGCCACTACTGGCTCGAAGCGATGATCAACCACGTTCCCGATTATATCTATGCGAAGGATACGGCGGGGCGCTTCCTGATCGCCAACGAGGTGACGGTTGCCGACAACGGCCTCGAAAGCCTGCGCGACCTCGTCGGCAAGACCGATTTCGATCTGCACCCGCACGAGTTCGCCCAGGCCGTCGCCGATACCGAGCGACGCGTTTTGGAAACCGGCGAACCGATCTTCGGCATCGAGGAACGCGCCATCGTGACCAAGGACCGCGATCGCTGGCTGATGACCTCGAAAGTGCCCTTGCGCAGCAAGAGCGGGAGGATCATCGGTATCGTCGGCATCTCGCGCGATATCAGCGATCGCAAGGCCGCGGAGCGCCTGCTCGAAGGTCAGGCCCGGCTGCTGGAAATGATCGCCAACGGCAAGCCCCTTGGCGAGTTCTTCCACGAGCTGGTGCTGCTGATCGAAGCGCTGCTGCCCGGGATCAAGGGCTCCATCCTGCTCCTTTCGGAGGATGGCCGGCATCTCCTGCACGGCGCTGCCCCCAGCCTCGACGCGGGCTTTTGCGCTGCCATCCATGGCCTCGAGATCGGCCCTGCGGCCGGCTCCTGCGGAACGGCCGCCTGGTGCGGCGAACAGGTGATCGTTTCCGACGTCTTCGCCGACCCGCTCTGGGAGGAATACGCGCCTCTCCTGAGGCCTTCCGGCCTCCGTTCCTGCTGGTCCACGCCCATCCTGTCGCGCGAGCGAAAGGTGCTCGGGACATTCGCGCTCTATGCGCAGGAGGTCGGAACGCCGAGCGAGCAGCAGCAGGAACTGATTGCCATGGCCGCTCATCTCGCCGGAATAGCAATCGAGCGCAAGCGGGCGGAGGACCGCATCGGTTTCATGGCCCATCACGATGCCTTGACGGGGCTGCCGAACCGCGTGCTTTTCGAGGAGCAGGTCGCCGGCATGCTCGAGGAGATCCGCGAGCGGGATCAATGGGCCGTGCTCGCCTTTCTCGACCTCGACGATTTCAAACTGATCAATGACAGCCTTGGGCACGCCACCGGTGACGAGCTCCTGAAGATCGTAGCCGGGCGCATGCGGGCCGCCGTCCGGAGATCCGATTCCGTCGTGCGCGTCGGCGGCGACGAGTTCATCATCCTCCTGAACGGCCTGCCGAAGGAGCGGGACGTCGTGCTATCGCGGCTGGAGGATATCCGCACTGCAATCGCCATGCCGGTGCAGTTGCAGGGCCGCTCTCTGCAGGTGAGCTGCAGCATGGGCGTGGCCTGCTTCCCCAACCAGGGCAAGACGGCGGGCGAACTGCTCGCCAATGCCGACATGGCCATGTACCGCGCCAAGGAGCTCGGCCGCAACAACATCCAGGTCTTCACCGAGGAGATGGCCGCCAGAGCCCATGAAAAACTCCAGTCGCAAGAGGAGCTTCGCGAGGCGCTTGCGCGGGAGGAGTTCCTGCTGCATTTCCAGCCGCAGATGAGCCTCGAGACCGGCCGCATCTTCGCTGCGGAGGCGCTGTTGCGCTGGCAGCACCCGGTGCGCGGCATCATCTCGCCTGCGGCATTCATCCCGCTCGCCGAGGAAACCGGTCTGATCGTGCCGATCGGAGATTGGGTCCTGCGCACCGCCTGCCGCCAGTTGAAGGCCTGGCAGGACGCCGGCCTGCCGCCGCTGATCGTCAGCGTCAATGTTTCCGCGCGGCAATTCCGCGAGCGCAACTGGGCAGCGCGTGTGGCGGCGGTTTTGGAGGAAACCTGCCTCGAGGCCCGTTACCTCGAACTCGAGCTCACCGAAAGTCTGATCATGCAGGACGTGCCGGGAGCGATCGCCACAATGCATGCGCTGGAGGCGATCGGCGTGCACCTTGCCATCGACGATTTCGGGACAGGCTATTCGAGCCTCAGCGCGCTCAAGCGCTTCCCGGTGCGCCGGTTGAAGATCGATCGGTCCTTCGTGACGGACATTCCGCACGATGCCGACGACATGGCGATTACTTCCGCGATCATCTCGCTTGCGCAGAAGCTCGGTCTGCGCGTCATTGCCGAGGGTGTCGAGACGGAGGCCCAGGTCGAGTTTCTGCAAAAGAGCGGCTGCGACGAGATCCAGGGCTACTTCTTCAGCCAGCCCTTGCCGGGCGAGGATTTCGAAGTGCTGCTTTCCTCTGAGCGGCGGTGA